The Streptomyces pactum genome contains a region encoding:
- a CDS encoding AAA family ATPase: protein MIDRLTLRNFKAFQDMSLPLGPLTLLTGLNSSGKSSVLQAIALLRQSYEAGDLEASRYLPEARKSGLRTTVANQGFLLNGELVGLGTGEDVLCEGDALSDETRIALAVDEGPYHYGWTVEYEAGQNLLPLLGVELPLDSEGVAAPVGPEAVTPAFLTAPFQYLHADRISPAEFYPRDHHAAIGRGFLGVRGEHTVNFLRHHADDPVPEGPLHHPRARSAVLRHQVAAWMGDLCPGVNVQADAIEGADAVLLSYDFQGPLGRTRRRRPGNVGFGLTYVLPIVVACLTARPGSLVLLENPEAHLHPHGQTRMAALAAAAAAQGAQVITETHSDHVINGVRLAVKQGHSAPEQTVFHYFRSVGTGVEVVSPRVNPAGKLDQWPDGFFDELENTLDQLIA from the coding sequence GTGATCGACCGACTGACGCTGCGCAACTTCAAGGCATTCCAGGACATGTCGCTTCCGCTCGGTCCCCTCACTCTCCTCACGGGGCTGAATTCTTCCGGCAAGAGCAGCGTCCTCCAGGCAATCGCCTTGCTGCGCCAGTCCTACGAGGCGGGCGACCTGGAGGCCTCCCGGTACCTGCCCGAGGCGCGGAAGTCCGGCCTGCGTACCACCGTCGCCAATCAGGGCTTCCTCCTCAACGGTGAACTCGTCGGCCTCGGCACCGGAGAGGATGTGCTGTGCGAGGGCGACGCACTGTCGGACGAGACCCGGATCGCCCTCGCCGTCGACGAAGGCCCGTACCACTACGGCTGGACCGTCGAGTACGAGGCCGGACAGAACCTGCTGCCCCTGCTCGGCGTGGAACTGCCACTTGACTCGGAGGGCGTCGCCGCGCCCGTCGGGCCCGAGGCCGTGACGCCCGCGTTCCTCACCGCCCCCTTCCAGTACTTGCACGCCGACCGGATCTCGCCTGCCGAGTTCTACCCGCGCGACCACCACGCGGCCATCGGCCGCGGCTTCCTCGGCGTACGCGGTGAGCACACCGTCAACTTCCTCCGCCACCATGCCGACGACCCGGTGCCCGAGGGGCCCCTGCACCATCCGCGTGCCCGGTCCGCCGTGCTGCGCCACCAGGTCGCCGCATGGATGGGCGACCTGTGCCCGGGGGTGAACGTCCAGGCCGACGCCATCGAGGGCGCCGACGCGGTACTCCTCTCGTACGACTTCCAGGGGCCGCTCGGTCGCACTCGTCGCCGACGCCCCGGCAACGTCGGCTTCGGCCTCACCTACGTCTTGCCGATCGTGGTCGCCTGCCTCACCGCCCGGCCCGGTTCCCTGGTCCTCCTGGAGAACCCGGAGGCACACCTCCACCCCCACGGGCAGACCCGGATGGCCGCGCTCGCAGCCGCGGCCGCCGCGCAGGGGGCCCAGGTGATCACGGAGACGCACAGCGACCACGTCATCAACGGCGTGCGGCTCGCCGTGAAGCAGGGGCACAGCGCCCCCGAACAGACGGTGTTCCACTACTTCCGCAGCGTCGGCACCGGCGTGGAGGTCGTCAGCCCGCGGGTCAACCCTGCAGGCAAACTCGACCAGTGGCCCGACGGGTTCTTCGACGAGCTGGAGAACACGCTCGACCAGCTCATCGCCTGA
- a CDS encoding DUF397 domain-containing protein — protein MSTSELAWFKSSYSGSDGDACIEVANGTHVIHVRDSKDQRSPELALSPAAWSDFVSYAAQN, from the coding sequence ATGAGCACGTCCGAACTGGCCTGGTTCAAGAGCAGCTACAGCGGTTCCGACGGTGACGCCTGCATCGAGGTGGCGAACGGCACGCACGTGATCCACGTCCGGGACTCCAAGGACCAGCGGAGCCCCGAACTCGCCCTCTCCCCCGCCGCGTGGAGCGACTTCGTCTCCTACGCCGCCCAGAACTGA
- a CDS encoding serine/threonine-protein kinase, whose translation MEPLRDEDPREIGGFSLVCRIGSGGMGEVFLGESAAGHQAAVKVIKPSVLDEDTRARFVSEVNSLRTVYGPFVAAFVGADADADQPWLAVEYVPGPDLRTLVTGHGPLPLAETASLGALLAEGLGTVHDAGLLHRDLKPPNILLSPYGPKVIDFGLAVLAERRTTLTATGFVVGSVLCMPPEQARGEHRLDRSADVYALGAVLLFAATGHYPYEGPTWQAVALKIEDPHTPPDLTGVPPELAPLITDMLASDPTARPALPEVIERLVRAIRDQGLTALQAKRRLTDLTPEIVVPHLPAPPPGQASGTDTYAYTPGAIDPTAAEDGERLDASVPAGAGRHDADAEAGEEAGNAVSLAPRETVSEESGAPPRSRGAIGVRPSAPLRIAERIRAAYAREARF comes from the coding sequence GTGGAACCACTGAGGGACGAGGACCCGAGGGAGATCGGGGGCTTCTCGCTCGTATGCCGGATCGGGTCCGGCGGCATGGGAGAGGTGTTTCTCGGGGAGTCCGCGGCCGGCCACCAGGCCGCCGTGAAGGTCATCAAGCCGTCGGTCCTCGATGAGGACACCCGGGCGCGCTTCGTGTCCGAAGTGAACAGTCTGCGCACGGTGTACGGGCCGTTCGTCGCGGCGTTCGTGGGCGCGGACGCGGACGCGGACCAGCCCTGGCTCGCCGTGGAGTACGTCCCCGGACCGGACCTGCGCACGCTCGTCACCGGACATGGTCCGCTGCCGCTCGCCGAGACCGCCAGCCTGGGCGCGTTGCTGGCGGAGGGGCTCGGCACGGTGCACGACGCGGGGCTGCTCCACCGGGACCTGAAGCCGCCGAACATCCTGCTGTCCCCGTACGGTCCGAAGGTGATCGACTTCGGTCTCGCCGTGCTCGCGGAACGCCGTACCACCCTGACGGCGACCGGCTTCGTCGTCGGCAGCGTGCTCTGCATGCCGCCGGAGCAGGCCCGGGGCGAGCACCGGCTGGACCGGTCGGCCGACGTCTACGCACTGGGTGCGGTACTGCTGTTCGCCGCGACCGGGCACTACCCGTACGAGGGGCCGACCTGGCAGGCCGTCGCCCTGAAGATCGAGGACCCGCACACTCCGCCCGACCTCACGGGTGTCCCACCGGAGCTGGCACCGCTGATCACGGACATGCTGGCCTCGGATCCGACTGCGCGGCCGGCCCTGCCCGAGGTCATCGAGCGGTTGGTACGGGCCATCCGGGACCAGGGGCTGACCGCTCTCCAGGCCAAGCGTCGCCTGACCGACCTGACGCCCGAAATCGTCGTGCCCCACCTTCCAGCGCCGCCCCCCGGCCAGGCGTCCGGAACCGACACCTACGCCTACACGCCCGGCGCCATCGACCCGACGGCGGCCGAGGACGGGGAGCGGCTGGACGCGTCGGTGCCCGCCGGGGCCGGGCGGCATGACGCCGACGCCGAAGCCGGCGAGGAAGCCGGGAACGCCGTCTCCCTCGCCCCGCGGGAGACCGTTTCCGAGGAGAGCGGGGCCCCGCCGCGAAGCCGCGGGGCCATCGGCGTCCGCCCCTCGGCACCCCTGAGGATCGCCGAGCGGATCCGCGCCGCGTACGCCCGAGAGGCACGCTTCTGA
- a CDS encoding CHAT domain-containing protein, protein MLTRVATDDIECRSPQTISDRLRSTGLVLPGVPGSVVARDLVMPVLRTVRKGGVPWEQWWAVYGLHALLIELWAGRRLSTHPQEKVRDELKAVWCLEDDRVVDAVLDNTEDPFTFLPTDLLHESATGTARGCTQFLVTRGLMKITLPDAFLSTRPGLADRPELTEVLKRWYHRVDLEETVQRVRGLSPHLLMGLRRDFEAWDARMGQMASHLTAQEVKLFTPMTEDERYGEECLRAGWGLHRAELDPDDALLWQPDSVARDSSVPDWMAEEIITCGTRFFHRQAGPHPVWLATVETDAHMAAVRMLMEPPTRYGFGVEDYDDGLRLWFQFPAHPADPDPPFRAPYTYSLSWVEHALELLHLATVGYARLSVVRLVGDGELRAVGSIRLGLPEEVCARAKEASIAALRRLVGDETQTIRQRIALEGRDQAAEVAFQTCETAKGEDIHDELALESDAPEYQSFIAAARHLAWLRSRYAADLLDGKGPLEGDTELKAAAEDRQRALELLRATTGHGKGKPRWTDRSDRPSVDEQSAFVHLINRYGTLQLAVCRTRAGHSHFDLVTCEGFPLVPLAGAVDEWTRQAPDHPQRKWHDYLEQLVTECGGPAQAIIETVTPHEVRRLVLSPTAPLELLPLHAAPLGSARTSTLIDAFEQVVYAPTARLVSAIESSQRQAAVVEVLVVAHGGGHLPGLELIGGPLCEAHVIEGLHDSVEVVMEEEATPARALHMMPMARIVHVAAHGLTHPNRWAAGLALHGGSLGKAMLTSSGILADGIFSSVDLVILNACRTGTHEGTGRTVQTLRSIESAFLACGAKAVISTLWDITDLQGVVFSAVLHAHLGAGLDSHSAYADTIRYLREYRWHVPSGAGPAGAAESAIDTILSDWRSHLDQQVAENPLFWAAFKITGVV, encoded by the coding sequence GTGCTGACCCGCGTCGCGACGGACGACATTGAGTGCCGCTCTCCACAGACCATTAGCGATCGACTTCGATCGACCGGCCTCGTCCTCCCAGGAGTACCCGGATCGGTGGTGGCCCGCGACCTTGTCATGCCGGTCCTCCGCACGGTCCGCAAGGGCGGCGTGCCGTGGGAACAGTGGTGGGCTGTGTACGGACTGCACGCCTTGCTGATCGAGTTGTGGGCGGGACGCCGACTGTCGACACATCCACAGGAGAAGGTCCGCGACGAGCTCAAGGCAGTCTGGTGCCTTGAGGATGACCGGGTTGTAGACGCCGTCCTGGACAACACGGAGGACCCCTTCACCTTCCTGCCTACGGATCTCCTGCACGAGTCCGCCACCGGAACGGCGAGGGGGTGCACGCAGTTCCTCGTCACCAGAGGCTTGATGAAGATCACCCTCCCAGACGCCTTCCTGAGCACCAGGCCAGGGCTGGCCGACAGACCGGAGCTCACGGAGGTTCTGAAACGCTGGTACCACCGCGTCGATCTAGAAGAGACTGTGCAGCGTGTCCGGGGTCTTTCGCCGCACCTCTTGATGGGTTTACGCAGAGATTTCGAAGCGTGGGATGCCCGAATGGGCCAGATGGCCTCTCACTTGACGGCACAAGAGGTCAAGCTGTTCACGCCCATGACGGAGGATGAACGGTACGGCGAGGAGTGCCTTCGGGCGGGCTGGGGCCTGCATCGAGCCGAACTGGACCCAGACGACGCTTTATTATGGCAACCGGATTCCGTCGCCCGGGACTCCTCGGTGCCCGATTGGATGGCCGAGGAAATCATCACGTGCGGTACCCGCTTTTTCCACAGGCAGGCAGGTCCTCACCCCGTCTGGTTGGCCACAGTGGAGACGGACGCGCATATGGCGGCCGTGCGAATGCTGATGGAGCCGCCAACACGGTACGGCTTCGGGGTCGAAGACTACGATGACGGTCTGAGACTGTGGTTCCAGTTCCCCGCACATCCGGCCGACCCCGACCCTCCCTTCCGGGCCCCCTACACCTACTCCCTCTCCTGGGTGGAACATGCTCTGGAACTCCTCCATCTTGCGACCGTTGGGTACGCCCGTCTCAGCGTCGTCCGGCTGGTAGGCGACGGTGAGCTCAGGGCAGTGGGCAGTATCCGGCTCGGTCTGCCGGAAGAGGTGTGCGCCCGGGCAAAGGAAGCCTCGATCGCAGCGCTTCGTCGGCTGGTCGGTGACGAGACGCAGACGATAAGGCAGAGGATCGCCCTTGAGGGCCGGGACCAGGCCGCAGAGGTCGCCTTCCAGACCTGTGAAACCGCCAAGGGCGAGGACATTCATGACGAGCTAGCCCTGGAGTCCGACGCCCCTGAGTACCAGTCCTTCATCGCAGCCGCACGCCATCTCGCCTGGCTTCGCTCTCGGTATGCCGCCGACCTGCTCGACGGGAAAGGTCCGTTGGAGGGAGATACGGAACTGAAGGCCGCTGCCGAGGACAGGCAGAGAGCTCTGGAACTGCTTCGGGCGACCACGGGGCATGGGAAGGGCAAGCCACGATGGACTGACCGCTCCGACAGACCCTCCGTGGACGAACAGAGTGCGTTCGTCCACCTCATCAACCGGTACGGAACTCTCCAGCTTGCGGTGTGCCGGACCCGTGCGGGCCACTCGCACTTCGATCTAGTTACGTGTGAGGGGTTTCCCCTCGTACCGCTCGCCGGTGCGGTCGATGAATGGACGCGGCAAGCACCGGATCACCCCCAACGTAAGTGGCACGACTACCTGGAGCAGTTGGTTACTGAGTGCGGTGGGCCGGCACAAGCCATCATCGAGACGGTTACGCCCCATGAAGTCCGTCGGTTGGTGCTCAGCCCCACAGCTCCGCTGGAGCTCCTGCCCCTTCACGCAGCTCCGCTCGGCAGCGCGCGCACCTCCACCTTGATCGATGCTTTCGAGCAGGTGGTCTACGCCCCTACGGCTCGACTCGTGTCCGCCATCGAGAGTTCCCAGCGGCAAGCGGCTGTGGTCGAGGTGCTGGTAGTGGCACACGGCGGTGGTCACCTCCCCGGCCTCGAGCTGATTGGCGGCCCACTGTGCGAAGCCCATGTGATCGAAGGTCTTCACGACAGCGTGGAAGTTGTCATGGAAGAGGAGGCGACTCCGGCCCGCGCTTTGCACATGATGCCCATGGCCCGGATCGTCCACGTCGCGGCACACGGCTTGACCCACCCGAATCGCTGGGCCGCCGGACTCGCCCTGCACGGCGGTTCGCTCGGGAAGGCCATGCTCACTTCCAGTGGGATCCTCGCAGACGGGATCTTCTCCAGTGTCGACCTGGTCATCCTGAACGCTTGCAGAACAGGCACGCACGAAGGCACCGGCCGTACCGTGCAGACCTTGCGCAGCATCGAGTCCGCGTTCCTCGCCTGCGGCGCGAAAGCGGTCATCTCCACCCTGTGGGACATCACGGACCTGCAGGGTGTCGTGTTCTCCGCCGTGCTTCACGCACACCTCGGTGCTGGATTGGACTCCCACAGCGCTTACGCCGACACCATCCGCTACCTACGTGAGTATCGGTGGCACGTGCCCTCTGGGGCAGGTCCGGCGGGCGCCGCCGAATCAGCCATCGACACGATACTTTCGGACTGGCGGAGCCACCTTGACCAGCAGGTCGCCGAGAATCCGCTGTTCTGGGCCGCATTCAAGATCACTGGAGTCGTCTGA
- a CDS encoding DUF262 domain-containing protein — MTDLEGGTGGESAGRDRSVRRRGYATAADIDEPDALGMPLGVPVEVGSDGRPTGVELELPDDEEGEDGDDDSSAPFQPDSIRIRTQTTTVDLLLSRLREGMIDLAPDFQRRAGIWSDRRQSRLIESLLLRIPISNLHMAQGDADKWAVVDGVQRLTAVARFMEPGLTGLSPLTLRGLEYLWRFNGNTYQDLTGRLKIRLRETQITVHILEQGTPEAVKYNVFSRINTGGVPLKPQELRHALVPGPVRDYLADLAEHPAFGEATRWSVSNERMADREMVLRFLAFRMSSPSKHTERDFDRFLIGAMERVNELPDHRREQYAREFRAAMRCAQELFGEHAFRKWDGGERSSPVINKALFETISVTLALLDDHGRARLVASRSKVLDRFFVLMNNWDFDRAISVGTGNPAKIRTRFQHVEPVFRGVAEQ, encoded by the coding sequence ATGACGGACCTGGAGGGCGGTACCGGTGGTGAGAGCGCCGGGCGGGACCGGTCCGTGCGGCGCCGAGGGTACGCCACGGCGGCGGACATCGACGAGCCGGATGCCCTCGGCATGCCGCTGGGGGTGCCCGTCGAAGTCGGCTCCGACGGCCGGCCGACCGGCGTGGAACTGGAGCTGCCGGACGACGAGGAGGGCGAGGACGGTGACGACGACTCCTCCGCGCCGTTCCAGCCGGACAGCATCAGGATCCGCACGCAGACCACCACCGTGGACCTCCTCCTCTCCCGCCTCCGGGAGGGCATGATCGACCTCGCGCCGGACTTCCAGCGGCGGGCCGGGATCTGGAGCGACCGCAGGCAGAGCCGTCTGATCGAGTCGCTGCTGCTGCGCATCCCGATCTCCAACCTCCACATGGCCCAGGGCGACGCGGACAAGTGGGCCGTGGTGGACGGCGTGCAGCGGCTGACCGCTGTCGCCCGTTTCATGGAGCCGGGACTCACGGGCCTCAGCCCGTTGACCCTGCGGGGCCTGGAGTACCTGTGGAGGTTCAACGGCAACACATATCAGGACCTGACCGGGCGACTGAAGATCCGGCTGCGCGAGACGCAGATCACCGTGCACATCCTGGAACAGGGCACGCCGGAGGCCGTCAAGTACAACGTGTTCTCCCGGATCAACACCGGCGGCGTGCCGTTGAAGCCGCAGGAGCTGCGGCACGCACTGGTGCCGGGACCCGTCCGGGACTACCTCGCCGACTTGGCCGAGCACCCGGCGTTCGGCGAGGCCACCCGCTGGAGCGTGTCCAACGAGCGGATGGCCGACCGGGAGATGGTGCTGCGCTTCCTCGCCTTCCGGATGAGTAGTCCCTCGAAGCACACCGAGAGGGACTTCGACAGGTTCCTCATCGGCGCAATGGAAAGGGTCAACGAACTCCCCGATCATCGGCGGGAGCAGTACGCCCGGGAGTTCCGGGCGGCCATGCGGTGCGCGCAAGAACTGTTCGGCGAGCACGCCTTCCGCAAGTGGGATGGTGGGGAACGCAGTTCCCCAGTGATCAACAAGGCGCTGTTCGAGACAATCTCCGTCACTCTCGCCCTTCTTGACGATCACGGGCGGGCGCGGCTGGTAGCTTCTCGGTCGAAGGTCCTCGACAGGTTCTTCGTGCTCATGAACAACTGGGACTTCGACCGGGCGATCTCCGTGGGCACCGGGAACCCGGCGAAGATCCGCACGAGATTCCAGCACGTAGAGCCAGTGTTCCGAGGGGTGGCCGAACAGTGA
- a CDS encoding ATP-binding protein, giving the protein MTPPSTPAADQEPVTVRVFVQRFSSTPRGARLARRLVLHQLDTWGVPHGSEASDTAALLVAELAANAVTHGRVPGRDFEVTVKLVGRTLRIEVSDTRGELRPPVPGVARPEAGPLSENGRGMLLVEALADRWDVLDRVPVGKTVVAELDLSR; this is encoded by the coding sequence ATGACACCACCGTCCACCCCCGCGGCCGATCAAGAACCCGTCACCGTACGTGTGTTCGTCCAGCGGTTCAGCTCCACCCCGCGCGGGGCCCGCCTCGCCCGTCGGCTCGTCCTGCACCAGCTCGACACCTGGGGCGTCCCGCACGGAAGTGAGGCGTCCGACACCGCCGCCCTGCTCGTCGCGGAACTCGCCGCCAACGCCGTCACGCACGGCCGGGTTCCCGGCCGGGACTTCGAGGTCACCGTCAAGCTCGTCGGCCGGACCCTGCGTATCGAGGTCTCCGATACCCGGGGTGAGCTCCGGCCCCCGGTTCCCGGCGTCGCCCGCCCCGAAGCGGGGCCGCTCTCGGAGAACGGCCGGGGCATGCTCCTCGTGGAGGCGCTCGCCGACCGCTGGGACGTGCTCGATCGCGTCCCCGTCGGCAAGACGGTCGTCGCCGAGCTGGACCTGTCGCGCTGA
- a CDS encoding helix-turn-helix domain-containing protein, with protein sequence MAYECTDGGTGAGSAEPGASDSLRTFGAVVQALREHAGLSREEFGGLVRFSRHTVASVEQGRRMPDRDFVERAEEALGNTGALRRAAPHLSRQAGLASWFRQWARLEAQAVTLWTYDCRVVPGLLQTERYARAVTESVPPVKDEEQVAKQVAARLDRQQLFARRPPISFSFVIEQALVERGTGGADVTRELLDSLLERSSQFNVELQVMPRYQPDHAGFDGPLMLLESPDNKWFGYAEGQRGGMLIPDPKEVSIMLQRYATLRSQALTPEDSRGLLKQLRGAL encoded by the coding sequence GTGGCCTACGAATGTACGGACGGCGGTACGGGGGCGGGCAGCGCGGAACCGGGGGCGTCGGACAGTCTGCGCACGTTCGGCGCGGTCGTCCAGGCCCTGCGGGAGCACGCGGGCCTGAGCCGCGAGGAGTTCGGCGGCCTGGTCCGCTTCTCCAGACACACGGTCGCCTCGGTCGAACAGGGCCGCCGGATGCCGGACCGGGACTTCGTGGAGCGCGCGGAGGAGGCCCTCGGCAACACGGGAGCGCTGCGGCGGGCCGCGCCGCATCTGTCGCGGCAGGCGGGGCTGGCCAGTTGGTTCCGGCAGTGGGCTCGGCTGGAGGCACAGGCGGTCACCTTGTGGACCTACGACTGCCGAGTGGTTCCAGGCCTGCTTCAGACCGAACGGTACGCGCGTGCCGTGACCGAGAGCGTGCCGCCCGTGAAGGACGAGGAGCAGGTGGCCAAGCAGGTCGCGGCTCGGCTGGACCGCCAGCAACTGTTCGCGCGCAGGCCACCGATCTCGTTCAGCTTCGTCATCGAGCAGGCACTTGTGGAACGCGGCACGGGCGGAGCCGACGTGACGCGAGAACTGCTCGACAGCCTCTTGGAGCGGTCGTCGCAGTTCAACGTCGAGTTGCAGGTCATGCCGCGATACCAGCCGGATCACGCGGGATTTGACGGCCCGTTGATGCTTCTGGAGTCACCGGACAACAAGTGGTTCGGCTACGCCGAGGGACAGCGCGGCGGCATGCTGATTCCGGACCCCAAAGAGGTCAGCATCATGCTCCAGCGGTATGCGACACTGCGTTCGCAGGCCCTCACCCCCGAGGACTCCAGAGGCCTGCTGAAGCAACTGCGAGGAGCGCTATGA
- a CDS encoding SNF2-related protein, producing the protein MTDQGATQEGTRFPPGAQISVRDEEWLVRNTTTTDHDGERIEAVGVSEFVRDEEAVFFSGIDEVELLDPEKTRLIPDTSSYFRSSRLFLEAVLRKTPLPQSERGLALADGFLLDPLVYQQRPAELALSMRNLRPRVLIADVVGLGKTLEIGLTLAELIRRGRGERILVVTPQSILEQFQHELWTRFSIPLVRLDSLGVQRIQRELPAGRNPFTHYKRVIISVDTLKNIGQYRHHLERIRWDAIVIDESHNLINPGSQRRALAEILAPRTDALLLASATPHNGDKRSFADLISLLDPAAIADRDHYDPVEDLGHLYIRRTKISREVRDELGTDEWPDRGRTVSLHCAATEAEERVFAELAEHWIPAAPRSTEFGTADEDRTSVATEAVFAYNLLKTFLSSHVALGETVANRVTALGERTRRAEEKGLRPDPAIAGEQAALARLRDIVTGMGDGTAPGDSAKLDSLVEQLREIGVGPRSTTRAVVFSERVRTLKWLAEVVPARLGFPVAADGTAKAVAVMHGGLSDDEQGKVLETFGLADTPVRLLFTGDVASEGVNLHRQCHHLIHYDIPWSLIRIEQRNGRVDRYGQRHEPQFRALILTSSVPGAKDDRTVAEKLLHREEEAHKMDGTAEAVSGFYRAEEEERRLIKELVRGGTVEDFLDDAPGADDTALADLFGQVDTITEQELPARAELISLFEGDTAAFVSTALDEVYQERAEDAIGLSSGTDAKGGAYFSLSPALAPDLLHRLKALPPSYLKEQRVAERMLVTFDRTLAQRKLTEARDSSTSMWPEVSFLTDIHPVVEWLTDKVLVEFGRQEAPVITTPHVDDPVFLVQGIHSNALGRPTVVRWMAVTGLGADGTGTGTPEVRPMADALRDAKVGPRLARTGGPRDLDRLQTLVPAAVAAARHHLDEGRAQWEERISEPLAAYRAHVAQWRTDSLLPGVTGRRERVVEETADELARLLDQLHTTGRPLLRVLAVLARPGGPDTPEADEPAADAHPSDAQAEN; encoded by the coding sequence GTGACCGACCAGGGGGCGACACAGGAGGGGACCCGGTTTCCGCCGGGGGCGCAGATCTCCGTACGGGACGAGGAGTGGCTGGTTCGCAACACCACCACGACCGACCACGACGGGGAACGGATCGAGGCGGTCGGCGTCTCGGAGTTCGTGCGTGATGAGGAGGCCGTCTTCTTCAGCGGCATCGACGAGGTGGAACTGCTCGATCCGGAGAAGACCCGCCTGATCCCCGACACCTCCTCGTACTTCCGCAGCAGCCGCCTCTTCCTCGAAGCCGTCCTGCGCAAGACCCCGCTGCCCCAGTCGGAGCGCGGCCTCGCCCTCGCAGACGGCTTCCTGCTGGACCCGCTCGTCTACCAGCAGCGCCCCGCCGAACTCGCCCTGTCGATGCGCAACCTGCGCCCCCGGGTCCTGATCGCCGACGTCGTGGGCCTCGGCAAGACGCTGGAGATCGGCCTGACCCTCGCGGAGCTGATCCGCCGCGGCCGGGGAGAACGCATCCTGGTCGTGACCCCGCAAAGCATCCTGGAGCAGTTCCAGCACGAACTGTGGACCCGCTTCTCCATCCCGCTCGTACGGCTCGACTCGCTCGGCGTCCAGCGCATCCAGCGCGAGCTGCCGGCCGGCCGGAACCCGTTCACGCACTACAAGCGCGTGATCATCTCCGTGGACACCCTCAAGAATATCGGCCAGTACCGGCACCACCTGGAGCGCATCCGCTGGGACGCCATCGTCATCGACGAGTCCCACAACCTGATCAACCCGGGCAGCCAGCGCCGCGCCCTCGCGGAGATCCTCGCCCCCCGCACGGACGCCCTGCTGCTGGCCAGCGCCACCCCGCACAACGGGGACAAGCGGTCCTTCGCCGACCTGATCTCGCTGCTCGACCCGGCCGCTATCGCCGACCGCGACCACTACGACCCGGTCGAGGACCTCGGCCACCTCTACATCCGGCGCACCAAGATCAGCCGCGAGGTCCGGGACGAGCTGGGCACCGACGAGTGGCCCGACCGCGGCCGCACCGTCTCCCTCCACTGTGCCGCCACCGAGGCAGAGGAACGGGTCTTCGCCGAACTGGCCGAGCACTGGATTCCCGCCGCGCCGAGGAGCACGGAGTTCGGCACGGCCGACGAGGACCGCACCTCGGTCGCCACCGAGGCGGTCTTCGCCTACAACCTGCTCAAGACGTTCCTCTCCTCGCACGTCGCCCTCGGCGAGACGGTCGCCAACCGCGTCACCGCGCTCGGTGAGAGGACCCGCAGGGCCGAGGAGAAGGGGCTGCGCCCCGATCCGGCGATTGCCGGCGAGCAGGCCGCCCTCGCTCGGCTGCGGGACATCGTCACCGGCATGGGTGACGGCACCGCACCCGGCGACTCCGCCAAACTCGACTCGCTCGTCGAGCAGTTGCGGGAGATCGGCGTCGGCCCCCGGTCCACCACACGGGCCGTGGTCTTCTCCGAACGGGTCCGCACTCTCAAGTGGCTGGCCGAGGTCGTCCCCGCCCGGCTCGGCTTCCCCGTCGCGGCCGACGGCACGGCGAAGGCCGTGGCCGTGATGCACGGCGGCCTCAGCGACGACGAACAGGGCAAGGTCCTGGAGACCTTCGGCCTCGCCGACACACCGGTCCGGCTGCTGTTCACCGGCGACGTCGCCTCCGAGGGCGTCAACCTGCACCGCCAGTGCCACCACCTGATCCACTACGACATCCCGTGGTCGCTGATCCGCATCGAGCAGCGCAACGGCCGCGTCGACCGGTACGGGCAGCGGCACGAGCCCCAGTTCCGGGCGCTGATCCTCACCTCGTCCGTACCCGGCGCCAAGGACGACCGCACGGTCGCCGAGAAGCTGCTCCACCGGGAGGAGGAGGCGCACAAAATGGACGGCACCGCCGAGGCCGTGTCCGGTTTCTACCGCGCCGAGGAGGAGGAGCGCCGGCTCATCAAGGAGCTGGTCCGCGGCGGCACCGTCGAGGACTTCCTGGACGACGCTCCCGGCGCCGACGACACCGCGCTGGCCGACCTGTTCGGCCAGGTCGACACGATCACCGAGCAGGAGCTGCCCGCACGCGCCGAGCTGATCTCGCTCTTCGAGGGCGACACCGCCGCCTTCGTCTCCACCGCCCTCGACGAGGTTTACCAGGAGCGCGCCGAGGACGCGATCGGCCTGTCCTCGGGCACCGACGCCAAGGGCGGCGCCTACTTCTCGCTCTCCCCGGCGCTGGCCCCCGACCTGCTCCACCGTCTCAAGGCCCTGCCGCCCTCCTACCTCAAGGAGCAGCGCGTCGCCGAGCGGATGCTGGTCACCTTCGACCGCACCCTCGCGCAGCGCAAGCTCACCGAGGCCAGGGACAGCAGCACCAGCATGTGGCCGGAGGTCTCCTTCCTCACCGACATCCACCCGGTGGTGGAGTGGCTGACGGACAAGGTCCTCGTCGAGTTCGGCCGCCAGGAAGCCCCGGTCATCACCACGCCGCACGTCGACGACCCGGTCTTCCTGGTCCAGGGCATCCACTCCAACGCCCTCGGCCGCCCCACCGTGGTCCGCTGGATGGCCGTCACCGGGCTCGGCGCCGACGGCACCGGCACCGGCACACCCGAGGTGCGGCCCATGGCCGACGCGCTGCGCGATGCGAAGGTCGGCCCCCGGCTCGCCCGCACCGGTGGCCCGCGCGACCTGGACCGGCTCCAGACCCTCGTGCCCGCCGCCGTCGCCGCGGCCCGCCACCACCTGGACGAGGGAAGGGCCCAGTGGGAGGAGCGGATCAGCGAGCCTCTCGCCGCCTACCGCGCCCACGTCGCCCAGTGGCGCACCGACTCCCTGCTGCCCGGAGTCACGGGCCGCCGCGAACGCGTCGTCGAGGAAACCGCCGACGAACTGGCCCGGCTCCTCGACCAACTGCACACCACCGGCCGCCCGCTGCTGCGCGTCCTCGCCGTCCTCGCCCGCCCCGGCGGCCCGGACACCCCCGAAGCCGACGAGCCCGCAGCCGACGCCCACCCGTCCGACGCTCAGGCGGAGAACTGA